A stretch of the Thiomicrorhabdus xiamenensis genome encodes the following:
- a CDS encoding PhoX family protein, giving the protein MKLNKLHYAVTALLAGSLITLSGCNQDVSDGDLTSAIMDARSFESIEFTSTAAPTTAEKMATTYTESSAIITYTDGTTETFPLTYKKLFGTTSTVGSNAHPAGQLYDMDMNPLQDSLGMPLVAETPDSNSLLKVGNKIYMVSHLEYDWIISDGTRAPSRAPMGMILTEMQQDAKTGELTAVDQAPISFSNVDGLWIPCFGSQTPWNTHLGSEEDYDMQYNPLNSSYSRTDAAITAMSNMYFNSTKVANPYHYGFFPEVTVHEDGSTDVVKHYSMGRGTWEAGKVMPDSRTVYYGDDGTNVALFMYVADKEEDLSSGSLYAGKFTQNGTSYSGNFSWIKLGSATDAEVKTLADTTTFDDIFYNGTFDSATETCPAVDGVQTTRVRAGSTFDECLAVKPGMEKAAAFLETRRYAALSGATVEFNKMEGIAVNDADKKLYMAISYLDKGMRDNGLPAEMEHIKMAKINAGVTFTLPMTPGQVDDKGARIESDYVVTSMHAEDKLIGRDIATDALGNTADPDHIANTDNISFSEKMRTLFIGEDSGTHVNNFVWAYNVDTKKLSRILSNVAGAEATGLQAVENMDGFAYIMSNSQHHGDYISTMDPTMEAAVEATGLIDNFDGNFGYIGGMPAIK; this is encoded by the coding sequence ATGAAACTTAACAAACTACACTATGCCGTAACCGCGCTTCTAGCCGGTTCTTTGATCACGCTTAGTGGATGCAATCAAGACGTTTCTGACGGTGATCTGACCAGCGCAATCATGGATGCACGTTCATTCGAATCGATTGAATTCACCAGCACTGCGGCACCGACAACTGCTGAAAAAATGGCGACGACTTATACAGAGTCTTCTGCAATCATCACCTATACAGATGGTACCACCGAGACATTCCCTCTGACTTATAAGAAACTTTTCGGTACCACCAGCACGGTTGGCTCTAACGCGCATCCGGCTGGACAGCTTTACGATATGGACATGAACCCACTGCAAGATTCACTGGGCATGCCTCTTGTTGCCGAAACACCGGATTCAAACAGTCTTTTGAAAGTCGGCAACAAAATTTATATGGTTTCTCACCTGGAATACGACTGGATTATTTCTGATGGAACTCGCGCGCCTAGCCGTGCACCTATGGGAATGATTCTTACCGAAATGCAACAAGATGCAAAAACGGGGGAGCTAACCGCCGTTGACCAGGCTCCAATCAGTTTTTCAAATGTTGATGGTCTATGGATTCCATGTTTTGGTTCTCAAACGCCTTGGAACACCCACCTTGGTTCTGAAGAAGACTACGACATGCAGTACAACCCTCTGAACAGCAGCTACAGCAGAACGGATGCAGCAATTACTGCAATGTCCAATATGTACTTCAACAGCACGAAAGTAGCTAACCCGTACCACTATGGTTTCTTCCCGGAAGTCACTGTTCATGAAGATGGTTCAACAGATGTCGTTAAACACTACTCAATGGGTCGCGGTACTTGGGAAGCAGGTAAAGTCATGCCGGATTCGCGCACGGTTTACTACGGAGACGACGGTACTAACGTTGCACTGTTCATGTATGTAGCTGATAAAGAGGAAGACCTGTCATCAGGAAGCCTGTACGCCGGTAAGTTCACGCAAAACGGTACTTCGTACAGCGGTAACTTCAGCTGGATTAAACTCGGTTCTGCAACCGACGCCGAAGTGAAAACGCTTGCCGACACCACCACTTTTGACGACATCTTCTACAACGGTACTTTCGACTCTGCAACAGAGACCTGTCCGGCCGTTGACGGTGTTCAGACCACTCGTGTCCGCGCCGGATCTACCTTTGATGAGTGTTTGGCCGTTAAGCCGGGCATGGAAAAAGCGGCCGCTTTCCTTGAAACTCGCCGTTATGCTGCACTGAGCGGCGCGACAGTCGAATTCAACAAAATGGAAGGTATCGCGGTTAACGATGCCGATAAGAAATTGTACATGGCGATTTCCTATCTGGACAAAGGGATGAGAGACAACGGCCTACCGGCTGAGATGGAACACATCAAAATGGCTAAAATCAATGCAGGTGTCACTTTCACTCTGCCAATGACGCCAGGCCAAGTCGATGACAAGGGTGCCCGAATCGAGTCTGACTACGTCGTAACCTCTATGCATGCCGAAGACAAGCTGATCGGACGTGACATCGCAACCGATGCGCTAGGTAATACGGCAGATCCTGATCACATTGCCAACACGGATAACATCTCTTTCTCTGAGAAGATGCGTACTCTGTTTATCGGCGAAGACTCAGGTACTCACGTAAACAACTTCGTATGGGCTTATAACGTCGATACCAAGAAACTTTCTCGCATTCTTTCCAACGTAGCCGGTGCTGAAGCAACAGGTCTGCAAGCGGTCGAAAATATGGATGGCTTCGCTTACATCATGTCTAACTCTCAGCACCACGGTGACTATATCAGCACGATGGATCCAACTATGGAAGCCGCTGTAGAAGCAACTGGTCTAATCGACAATTTCGATGGTAACTTCGGTTACATCGGCGGTATGCCTGCTATCAAATAA
- the radC gene encoding RadC family protein has protein sequence MTILDWHRLERPREKLLEFGARSLSDAELLAIFLRVGVKGMSAVDLAQSLLNHFGSLDALLKAERQEFCQAKGLGDAKYVQLKAVLEIARRHFESGLKRGDAMQSPEAVARFLEYEIGHQDREYFGILLLDQQHRLIHYQTLFSGTLNQASIHPREIVKSALENNAAAVILAHNHPSGDPTPSEADIRITETLSQALQLVDIRTLDHIILGDSGRWHSLVQLGKMP, from the coding sequence ATGACGATTTTAGACTGGCATCGTCTGGAAAGACCCAGAGAGAAACTCCTTGAGTTCGGCGCCCGCAGTTTAAGCGATGCCGAGTTGCTGGCAATATTTCTCAGAGTGGGGGTCAAAGGCATGAGCGCAGTCGATCTGGCTCAATCGTTATTAAACCACTTCGGCTCGCTGGATGCCCTCTTAAAGGCTGAACGCCAGGAATTCTGTCAGGCAAAAGGCCTCGGCGATGCGAAATATGTGCAACTCAAAGCCGTTCTGGAAATAGCACGACGCCATTTTGAAAGCGGCTTGAAAAGAGGCGACGCCATGCAATCTCCGGAAGCGGTTGCACGTTTTCTGGAGTATGAAATAGGCCATCAGGATCGTGAATACTTCGGGATCCTTCTGCTCGATCAGCAACACCGGTTAATTCACTACCAAACCCTGTTTTCCGGAACGCTGAATCAGGCCAGCATCCATCCCAGAGAAATCGTAAAAAGCGCGCTGGAGAACAATGCCGCCGCGGTCATACTGGCTCATAACCATCCGTCGGGCGATCCCACTCCGAGTGAAGCGGATATTCGAATCACCGAAACGCTGTCTCAGGCTTTACAGCTAGTCGATATCCGCACGCTGGATCATATTATCCTCGGTGATTCCGGCCGCTGGCACTCTCTGGTTCAGCTCGGCAAAATGCCATAA
- a CDS encoding acyl-CoA thioesterase — translation MFSIEMQVRDHECDLQGVVNNAVYMNYLEHARHQYLHSLGINFADYTAQQIHLMLVRAELDFKASLKPNDVFKVTVKMERESRIKYAFIQEVIRLADDKVMLKAKNIGVALNPNGKPTTFKPFDDAIQD, via the coding sequence ATGTTTAGTATCGAAATGCAAGTTAGGGATCATGAGTGCGATCTGCAGGGAGTGGTCAATAATGCGGTCTATATGAATTATCTCGAGCATGCCCGTCATCAGTACCTCCATTCTTTAGGGATTAACTTTGCCGATTATACGGCGCAGCAGATTCATCTAATGCTGGTGCGTGCCGAGTTGGATTTTAAAGCCTCGTTAAAGCCGAACGATGTCTTTAAGGTGACGGTAAAAATGGAACGTGAGTCGCGGATCAAGTATGCGTTTATTCAGGAGGTGATTCGGCTTGCGGATGATAAAGTCATGCTTAAAGCAAAAAATATCGGTGTTGCGTTAAATCCTAACGGCAAACCGACCACTTTCAAGCCATTTGATGATGCCATTCAAGACTAG
- a CDS encoding c-type cytochrome: protein MTNLNARKWPAILTVSSLGLLLAACGGGGSSDITSLSADTATVSGTVPGTLIEAFCADGRYFSTHSVQNGTAEHPFELDLPIGLACRLVMTTNERAQNRIITAIQLQANGETGGNFALNSALNLGYVPLAKDDDGDGIDDISGQNVIDGNGDGVVDAPLQHDLGSNTALMVRQLSNDPLDTDGDDIPDYYEDDDHDGVNNYEDDDDDNDGTPDSSDEDNHDHDGDGIDDDYDRDSDNDGSDDNSSNSTVYTPVETYTVTRGRLLASQCAQCHGTNGHSTTSWDSIAGESAGEIIEEMNEYPTSHIMGAQGIGYTQSEIEDLAAYLSTLSSSESDGEESYEEESDD, encoded by the coding sequence ATGACTAATCTTAATGCCCGAAAATGGCCTGCGATTTTGACGGTAAGTTCGTTGGGCTTGCTGCTCGCCGCTTGCGGTGGAGGCGGCAGTTCAGACATAACCTCCCTGTCGGCCGATACAGCGACCGTTTCCGGAACCGTTCCGGGAACTTTGATCGAAGCCTTCTGCGCTGATGGTCGCTATTTCAGTACTCATTCCGTACAGAACGGTACCGCTGAGCATCCTTTTGAGTTGGATCTGCCCATCGGGCTCGCCTGCCGTCTGGTAATGACGACGAATGAGCGCGCCCAGAACCGAATTATTACCGCAATCCAGCTACAGGCAAACGGCGAGACGGGCGGTAATTTTGCCTTGAACTCGGCGCTGAACCTCGGCTATGTGCCGCTTGCAAAAGACGATGATGGCGATGGTATAGACGATATCAGCGGTCAAAATGTTATCGACGGTAACGGCGACGGCGTTGTCGATGCCCCTCTTCAGCATGATCTCGGCAGCAACACTGCCTTGATGGTTCGTCAGCTCTCGAACGACCCTCTCGACACCGATGGGGACGATATCCCTGATTACTATGAAGACGACGATCACGACGGCGTGAATAATTACGAAGACGACGATGACGATAACGACGGCACGCCGGATAGCAGTGACGAAGACAATCACGATCACGATGGCGACGGTATCGACGACGACTATGATCGTGACAGCGACAATGACGGATCGGACGATAACAGTTCGAACAGTACTGTCTATACCCCGGTAGAGACTTACACGGTGACTCGAGGACGTCTTCTGGCATCTCAGTGCGCGCAATGTCACGGTACCAACGGCCATTCAACCACTTCTTGGGACTCGATTGCCGGAGAAAGTGCCGGCGAGATCATCGAAGAAATGAATGAATATCCGACGTCGCACATTATGGGCGCTCAGGGCATCGGTTACACCCAGAGCGAGATCGAAGACCTCGCGGCTTACCTGTCGACTCTTTCATCAAGTGAAAGTGACGGCGAAGAGTCTTACGAAGAAGAAAGCGACGACTAG
- a CDS encoding FAD-dependent oxidoreductase has product MSQQNKQNIQGKTLSRRQLFKYLGIGVTAAVAPSLAMQTRAAALPHVIVVGGGFAGATAAKYLKMWGGLGVEVTLIEPNSGYVSPILSNLVLNGQKNIANLTFGYQNHQQTYGVNMMHAMVESIDKAAQSVTLSSGQTLNYDRLVLAPGIEFIAATGHDFDKVPHAWKAGVQTELLKSQLDAMGDGEHFVMTIPKAPYRCPPGPYERACVVADFLKNAKGFGSTQITVLDENADITVEAATFHAKFDEYGVRYIANAAVTAVDSDNRIVSYQVSGGATQTIAADVLNVIPNQKAGQIIFDAGLNSGNWAPVNPLTYESTLQEGIHVIGDSQGTGQPKAGHIGNSEAKVCADAVLRSLKGLAPDPAPKTNSACYSPVSRTEATWLTAVYEYNSGTGQMQPVSSASYPYASGPSSSNYSAMFSWAGNLFSDTFA; this is encoded by the coding sequence ATGAGTCAGCAGAATAAGCAGAATATCCAAGGAAAAACGCTCTCGCGTCGCCAGCTTTTTAAATATTTGGGGATCGGTGTAACGGCGGCGGTCGCTCCGTCTCTGGCGATGCAGACTCGCGCCGCAGCACTGCCGCATGTGATCGTTGTCGGGGGCGGGTTCGCTGGCGCGACGGCGGCGAAATATTTGAAAATGTGGGGCGGTTTAGGCGTTGAAGTGACTCTGATCGAGCCAAACAGCGGCTATGTCTCGCCGATTCTCAGTAATCTGGTGCTGAACGGCCAAAAGAACATCGCGAATCTGACTTTCGGTTATCAGAATCATCAACAGACTTACGGTGTCAATATGATGCATGCCATGGTCGAATCGATTGATAAGGCGGCACAAAGTGTAACGCTTTCCAGTGGTCAGACTCTGAATTACGACCGTCTTGTACTGGCACCGGGTATCGAGTTTATCGCCGCAACCGGTCACGACTTCGATAAGGTTCCGCATGCGTGGAAGGCCGGAGTGCAAACCGAACTGCTGAAAAGTCAGTTGGATGCGATGGGCGACGGCGAGCACTTTGTGATGACAATCCCTAAAGCGCCGTATCGCTGTCCTCCGGGACCTTATGAAAGAGCCTGTGTGGTGGCGGATTTTCTGAAAAATGCCAAAGGTTTCGGTAGCACGCAAATCACGGTGCTGGATGAGAATGCCGACATTACCGTCGAGGCGGCGACTTTCCATGCCAAGTTCGACGAATACGGCGTTCGTTATATCGCCAATGCAGCGGTCACCGCGGTCGATTCGGATAATCGTATTGTTTCCTATCAAGTCAGTGGTGGCGCTACGCAAACGATTGCTGCCGATGTTTTGAATGTGATTCCAAACCAGAAGGCCGGACAGATTATTTTCGATGCAGGTCTCAATAGCGGCAACTGGGCGCCGGTTAATCCTTTGACCTACGAATCGACTTTGCAGGAGGGGATTCATGTCATCGGTGATTCTCAGGGAACCGGACAGCCGAAGGCAGGTCATATCGGGAACTCCGAAGCCAAAGTCTGCGCCGATGCGGTATTGCGCTCATTGAAGGGGTTGGCGCCAGATCCAGCTCCGAAAACCAACTCGGCCTGTTATAGCCCGGTATCCCGTACCGAAGCCACCTGGTTGACCGCCGTCTACGAGTACAACAGCGGAACCGGTCAGATGCAACCGGTCAGCTCGGCCAGTTATCCTTATGCCAGCGGGCCGAGCAGCAGCAACTACAGTGCGATGTTCAGTTGGGCTGGCAACCTGTTCAGCGACACCTTTGCCTAG
- a CDS encoding helix-turn-helix transcriptional regulator, which yields MKHFDFSRLNILHFSLITFTLLFVISAIDIVHDFEDMGTLNPHVMVEMVMGIIAFIALAVAMNSIFHQSRQLDQVNQNLNEAQQALDDATTQALKLRGEFSKLIQSQLEEWQLTPSEKEVALLLLKGLSLEEIAQIRNTKEKTVRQQASNLYKKASVSGRHELTAFFFEDLLFQAD from the coding sequence ATGAAACATTTCGATTTCTCACGCTTGAATATTTTGCACTTCAGCTTGATTACGTTTACTTTGCTGTTTGTCATTTCCGCAATCGATATCGTCCACGATTTTGAAGATATGGGGACGCTGAATCCTCATGTCATGGTGGAAATGGTGATGGGGATTATCGCTTTTATCGCGCTGGCTGTGGCAATGAATTCCATCTTCCATCAAAGTAGACAACTGGATCAAGTCAATCAAAATCTGAATGAAGCCCAACAAGCCCTTGATGACGCAACCACTCAGGCGCTGAAATTAAGAGGCGAATTCTCCAAACTCATTCAGAGTCAGCTGGAGGAATGGCAATTAACGCCCAGTGAAAAAGAAGTCGCCTTACTGCTGCTCAAAGGGCTCAGCCTGGAAGAGATCGCCCAAATCCGCAACACCAAAGAAAAAACGGTACGCCAGCAGGCATCGAATCTGTACAAAAAAGCTTCTGTCTCTGGGCGCCATGAACTGACTGCTTTTTTCTTTGAAGATCTGCTGTTTCAAGCTGACTAA
- the coaBC gene encoding bifunctional phosphopantothenoylcysteine decarboxylase/phosphopantothenate--cysteine ligase CoaBC, whose translation MKILLAVTGGIAAYKSLELCRQFIKAGHQVQVVMTESAKAFIQPLSFQALSGSPVRDSLFDETQEAGMGHIDLARWADWIVVAPASANTLAKVRAGMADNLLTTLLLATDRPILMAPAMNRLMWQNPATQENIAVLKQRGILLMPPAEGEQACGEVGAGRMPEAVDIFAYWQSLLAEENNATPLANVFWKDKKLLITAGPTFEDLDPVRFLGNRSSGKMGFAIAEQAQKLGAQVTLIAGPVNLPTPQGVERIDVRSARQMFAAVQQCYAQNAIFISAAAVADFALAQSSEQKIKKQAGQEGLTLELVKNPDIVAWVAEQKPKPFVVGFAAETQNVIGYAQDKLQRKKLDMICANQVGENLGFESDENRLTLITAGVEKALTTSSKSQQAVELLDYIAEVIEAS comes from the coding sequence ATGAAAATTCTGTTAGCGGTTACCGGCGGTATTGCTGCCTATAAATCTCTTGAACTGTGTCGTCAGTTTATTAAAGCGGGTCATCAGGTACAGGTTGTGATGACCGAGAGTGCCAAAGCGTTTATTCAGCCGCTTAGCTTTCAGGCATTAAGCGGTAGCCCGGTGCGAGACAGCCTGTTTGACGAAACCCAGGAAGCCGGTATGGGGCATATCGATCTGGCCCGTTGGGCGGACTGGATTGTGGTGGCGCCTGCCAGCGCCAATACGCTGGCCAAAGTGCGAGCAGGGATGGCGGATAATTTGCTGACCACCTTGTTACTGGCGACCGATCGCCCGATTTTGATGGCTCCGGCTATGAATCGCCTGATGTGGCAGAATCCGGCGACGCAGGAAAATATTGCGGTTCTGAAACAGCGCGGAATCCTGTTGATGCCACCGGCGGAAGGAGAACAGGCCTGCGGCGAAGTCGGTGCCGGACGCATGCCGGAAGCGGTCGATATTTTTGCCTATTGGCAATCGTTGCTGGCCGAGGAAAACAATGCCACGCCGCTGGCTAATGTTTTCTGGAAAGATAAAAAGCTACTGATTACCGCCGGGCCGACTTTTGAAGATCTGGATCCGGTGCGTTTTCTCGGAAACCGCAGTTCCGGAAAAATGGGTTTTGCGATTGCCGAGCAGGCGCAGAAACTGGGTGCTCAAGTGACGCTGATTGCCGGCCCGGTAAACCTGCCGACCCCGCAAGGGGTTGAGCGTATCGATGTGCGTTCCGCCAGACAGATGTTTGCCGCAGTACAGCAGTGCTATGCGCAAAATGCGATTTTTATCAGTGCCGCTGCGGTAGCCGATTTTGCTTTGGCGCAAAGCAGCGAGCAGAAAATCAAAAAGCAAGCCGGGCAGGAAGGGCTGACGCTGGAGCTGGTTAAAAACCCGGATATCGTCGCCTGGGTTGCGGAGCAGAAGCCGAAACCGTTTGTGGTCGGATTTGCTGCGGAAACGCAGAATGTCATCGGTTACGCGCAGGATAAATTGCAGCGAAAGAAACTGGATATGATCTGTGCCAATCAGGTTGGCGAAAATCTGGGTTTCGAGAGCGATGAAAACCGTCTGACGCTGATAACCGCAGGTGTTGAGAAAGCGTTGACAACCTCGTCGAAATCGCAGCAGGCTGTCGAGTTACTAGACTATATTGCCGAGGTCATCGAGGCCTCCTGA